From Patescibacteria group bacterium, one genomic window encodes:
- a CDS encoding Hsp20/alpha crystallin family protein, whose protein sequence is MALIKWTPFFPEASGFEDMDKMFSELTPALWGGRNGFTPAVDIYEDKNNVIVETQLAGVDLENVKISIENDVLCIKGEGEKKSEVEDKNYYRKEIRRGSFYRSVALPAHVAGEKASAEAIDGVLKISIPKAVGGKPKTIKIKTRNA, encoded by the coding sequence ATGGCTTTAATCAAATGGACCCCATTCTTTCCCGAAGCTTCGGGATTTGAGGACATGGACAAGATGTTCTCGGAACTTACCCCGGCTCTTTGGGGCGGGCGGAACGGCTTTACCCCGGCGGTTGATATTTATGAGGATAAAAATAATGTTATCGTGGAAACCCAGCTGGCGGGCGTAGATTTGGAAAACGTTAAGATTTCTATTGAAAACGATGTGCTTTGCATCAAAGGCGAAGGCGAGAAAAAGTCCGAGGTGGAAGACAAGAATTATTACCGCAAAGAAATCAGGCGCGGCAGTTTCTACCGAAGCGTGGCTTTGCCGGCTCATGTGGCGGGCGAAAAGGCGAGCGCCGAAGCGATTGACGGCGTTTTAAAGATTTCTATTCCGAAAGCGGTTGGCGGTAAGCCGAAGACGATTAAGATTAAAACGCGTAACGCATAA
- a CDS encoding TIGR02391 family protein: MEEEKYKILNSYYARLVGIRAGFPNSSIRQEIVTDYNNLVDNISKTLEIEMNDFKIPGSSFYPPQSYQNFGSYDRGVSKFKIEQLLSYLEISFGLGEKVQEIGSLINAIKDQDLRDRCFDLLSASSNFDRVINQATLILEDRIRVKSQVKDKLEGVKLVNTVLNPNLSKTILKVSSDEDGHRGICDICRGVMSSFRNSTHHHLSDKFSREDALKFCGFIDILLNIIDNSTINK, encoded by the coding sequence ATGGAAGAAGAAAAATATAAAATTTTGAATTCTTATTATGCTAGATTAGTAGGAATTAGAGCTGGTTTTCCTAATAGTTCAATAAGACAAGAAATAGTAACGGATTATAACAATTTAGTAGATAATATTTCAAAAACTCTGGAGATTGAAATGAATGATTTTAAAATACCTGGATCCTCATTTTATCCTCCGCAGAGTTATCAAAATTTTGGTTCATACGATAGAGGTGTAAGTAAATTTAAAATAGAACAGCTGCTTTCATATTTGGAAATAAGTTTTGGATTAGGCGAAAAAGTTCAGGAAATAGGAAGTTTAATTAATGCAATTAAAGATCAAGATTTAAGGGATAGGTGTTTTGATTTGTTAAGTGCATCATCAAATTTTGATAGAGTTATTAATCAAGCCACCTTAATTCTGGAAGATAGAATCAGAGTAAAATCCCAGGTAAAAGATAAATTAGAAGGCGTGAAGCTAGTAAATACAGTTTTGAACCCTAATTTATCAAAAACAATACTAAAAGTTAGTAGCGATGAGGATGGACATAGAGGCATTTGTGATATTTGTAGGGGGGTAATGTCGTCATTCAGAAATTCCACACACCACCATTTATCTGATAAATTTTCTAGAGAAGATGCACTTAAATTTTGTGGTTTTATTGATATTTTATTAAATATTATTGATAATTCGACAATTAACAAATGA